A stretch of the Thiocystis violascens DSM 198 genome encodes the following:
- a CDS encoding aldolase catalytic domain-containing protein, with protein sequence MSEKAPWITFRPELKVLDCTIRDGGLVNAHQFSDEFVKAAYRACVEAGIDYMEIGYKNSPKVFPKDKFGPWRHCDEADLRRVVGDHDPVKTGLKLAAMADAGKSDWQTQLVPAAESPLSMIRVAFYAHQVSEAVDMIHYAHELGYETTSNLMAVSNITEEEIDTVLEAIEPTPATTMVIVDSFGYLYREQVDRLYRTYAAALRGTGKEIGIHAHNNLQLAFANTIEAIILGCNRVDATMFGFGRGAGNCHTEILLGFLRNPKFDVRPVIEMIQNHLLPLRKKLDWGPSIPYNITGQLNQHPRTAIEWREGSTPDDFLGFYDKVVSES encoded by the coding sequence ATGTCCGAAAAGGCCCCCTGGATCACCTTCCGACCCGAACTCAAGGTGCTCGACTGCACCATCCGGGACGGCGGACTGGTGAACGCCCATCAATTCAGCGACGAGTTCGTGAAGGCCGCCTATCGCGCCTGCGTCGAGGCCGGCATCGATTACATGGAGATCGGCTACAAGAATTCGCCGAAGGTCTTCCCCAAGGACAAGTTCGGCCCCTGGCGTCATTGCGACGAGGCGGATCTGCGCCGGGTGGTGGGCGATCACGATCCGGTCAAGACCGGGCTCAAGCTCGCGGCGATGGCCGACGCCGGCAAGAGCGACTGGCAGACCCAACTGGTCCCCGCCGCCGAGAGTCCGCTGTCGATGATCCGTGTCGCCTTCTATGCGCACCAGGTCTCGGAGGCGGTGGATATGATCCATTACGCGCACGAACTCGGCTACGAAACCACCTCGAACCTGATGGCCGTCTCCAATATCACCGAGGAGGAAATCGATACCGTCCTGGAAGCCATCGAGCCCACGCCAGCCACCACCATGGTGATCGTCGACAGCTTCGGGTATCTCTATCGCGAGCAGGTCGACCGGCTGTACCGAACCTATGCGGCGGCGCTCCGAGGGACCGGCAAGGAAATCGGCATCCACGCCCATAACAACCTGCAACTGGCCTTCGCCAACACCATCGAGGCCATCATCCTGGGCTGCAACCGGGTCGATGCCACCATGTTCGGCTTCGGGCGCGGCGCGGGCAATTGTCACACCGAGATCCTGCTCGGCTTCCTGCGCAACCCCAAATTCGATGTCCGTCCGGTCATCGAGATGATCCAGAACCACTTGCTGCCCCTGCGCAAAAAACTGGATTGGGGGCCATCCATCCCCTACAACATCACCGGCCAGCTCAACCAACATCCGCGCACCGCCATTGAGTGGCGCGAGGGTTCCACCCCGGACGATTTCCTGGGTTTCTACGATAAAGTGGTGTCGGAGAGCTAA
- the rnr gene encoding ribonuclease R has protein sequence MAKRQPSSTARDADPHRQREAKKYANPIPSREFILDTLTSNGVPQSFEELATTLTLTDEEDRIALERRLGAMVRDGQLVRNRNQAFCLVNKRDLIAGRVIGHPDGFGFVRPDEGGDDLYLYAKEMRALFHGDRVVVRVSGRDRRGRLEAAVVEILERNTRTVVGRLYKESGVGFVMPDKKRLTHDIVIPSDRMEGAQQGQIVVAEITDQPTSRTQPIGRIVEVLGDHMGPGMETDIAIRTHDLPVDWPEEVKAEVAGLTAEVPETAKEGRTDLRKLALVTIDGADARDFDDAVYCERKPKGWKLLVCIADVSSYVVPGTALDTEAKSRGNSVYFPDRVIPMLPEVLSNGLCSLNPQVDRLCMTAELYINAEGKVTRTRFFEGVMRSQARLTYDQVAAMVVDGDAELCAQYADLLPRLHELYQLYQVLHAARVERGAIDFDTTETKFEFTNQGRIEAVVPLIRNDAHKLIEECMLAANVAAARLFERKRIPALYRIHDTPSEEKLTDLREFLGQLALKLPGGAKPTAADYAQLLEQVKERPDRRLIQTVLLRSMQQAMYSADNVGHFGLAFDAYTHFTSPIRRYPDLIVHRIIKHLLAGGTAATLDYSKIDLQQIGEQCSGTERRADEATRDAEDWLKCEFMQDKLGEQFDGTITSVNSFGIFVELDEVHVDGLVHITALDNDYYHFDPIGHRLHGERTGMVYRLGDRLRIQVAAVNLDDRKIDFVPVPVTGSGGRKSAKSGGDTSSGHAAPKPTAEQGSRKSAGQVARKKTSARGTRKVVDEGSPKAAEPAATKKPRSRNRRKRKPSSSAPES, from the coding sequence GTGGCAAAACGTCAGCCTTCCAGCACCGCCAGAGACGCGGATCCGCATCGCCAACGCGAGGCGAAGAAATATGCCAACCCCATCCCGAGCCGCGAGTTTATCCTCGACACGCTCACCAGCAACGGGGTGCCTCAATCCTTCGAGGAGCTGGCCACCACCCTCACCCTGACCGATGAAGAGGATCGGATCGCGCTGGAACGCCGACTCGGCGCCATGGTGCGCGATGGTCAATTGGTCCGCAACCGCAACCAGGCGTTCTGTCTGGTGAACAAGCGCGATCTGATCGCGGGACGGGTGATCGGTCATCCGGACGGGTTCGGCTTCGTGCGTCCCGACGAAGGGGGCGACGATCTCTATCTCTACGCGAAGGAGATGCGCGCGCTCTTCCACGGCGACCGGGTCGTGGTGCGGGTCAGCGGACGCGACCGGCGCGGGCGTCTGGAAGCCGCAGTGGTGGAGATCCTGGAGCGCAATACCCGTACCGTGGTCGGGCGTCTCTACAAAGAGAGCGGCGTCGGCTTCGTGATGCCGGACAAAAAGCGCCTGACCCACGACATCGTCATCCCGAGCGACCGCATGGAGGGCGCGCAGCAGGGTCAGATCGTGGTGGCCGAGATCACCGATCAGCCAACCTCGCGCACCCAGCCCATCGGGCGCATCGTGGAAGTGCTTGGCGATCACATGGGGCCGGGCATGGAGACGGACATCGCGATCCGGACCCATGATCTGCCGGTGGACTGGCCCGAGGAAGTCAAGGCGGAAGTCGCCGGGCTCACCGCCGAGGTGCCGGAGACGGCGAAGGAGGGCCGCACCGATCTGCGCAAGCTGGCGCTGGTGACCATCGATGGGGCCGATGCGCGTGATTTCGACGATGCCGTTTACTGCGAACGCAAGCCCAAGGGCTGGAAGCTGCTGGTCTGCATCGCCGACGTCTCCAGCTACGTGGTCCCTGGCACCGCGCTGGACACCGAGGCCAAATCGCGCGGCAATTCGGTCTATTTCCCGGATCGGGTCATCCCCATGCTGCCGGAGGTTCTGTCGAACGGACTCTGCTCGCTGAATCCCCAGGTGGATCGGCTGTGCATGACCGCCGAACTCTATATCAATGCGGAAGGCAAGGTCACGCGCACCCGCTTCTTCGAGGGCGTGATGCGCTCCCAGGCACGCCTGACCTACGATCAGGTCGCGGCCATGGTGGTCGATGGCGATGCCGAGCTGTGCGCGCAATACGCGGATCTGTTGCCCCGTCTGCACGAACTTTACCAGCTCTATCAGGTGCTCCACGCGGCGCGGGTCGAGCGCGGGGCCATCGACTTCGACACCACGGAAACCAAGTTCGAGTTCACCAATCAGGGCCGCATCGAAGCGGTGGTACCGCTGATCCGCAACGACGCCCACAAGCTGATCGAGGAGTGCATGCTGGCCGCCAACGTGGCCGCCGCGCGTCTGTTCGAGCGCAAGCGGATTCCAGCGCTTTATCGCATCCACGACACGCCGAGCGAGGAAAAGCTGACCGATCTGCGCGAATTCCTCGGTCAGTTGGCCCTGAAGCTGCCGGGCGGCGCGAAGCCGACCGCCGCCGATTATGCGCAGCTTCTGGAGCAGGTGAAGGAGCGTCCGGATCGTCGTCTGATTCAGACCGTGCTGCTGCGCTCCATGCAGCAGGCGATGTACAGCGCGGACAACGTCGGCCATTTCGGCCTGGCCTTCGATGCCTACACCCATTTCACCTCGCCGATCCGCCGTTATCCGGATCTGATCGTCCACCGCATTATCAAGCATCTGCTCGCGGGCGGGACGGCGGCGACCCTGGACTATTCCAAGATCGACCTGCAACAGATCGGGGAGCAGTGTTCGGGTACCGAGCGGCGCGCCGACGAGGCGACCCGCGACGCCGAGGACTGGCTCAAGTGCGAGTTCATGCAGGACAAGCTCGGCGAGCAGTTCGACGGCACCATCACCAGCGTCAATTCGTTCGGCATCTTCGTCGAGCTCGACGAGGTGCATGTGGACGGACTGGTGCATATCACCGCGCTCGACAACGACTACTATCACTTCGACCCTATCGGCCACCGGCTGCATGGCGAGCGCACCGGGATGGTCTATCGTCTGGGCGATCGGCTGCGGATTCAGGTCGCCGCGGTGAATCTGGATGATCGCAAGATCGATTTCGTGCCGGTCCCGGTCACGGGATCGGGCGGGCGCAAGTCCGCGAAGTCGGGCGGCGACACGTCTTCCGGGCACGCCGCCCCCAAGCCGACCGCCGAACAGGGCAGTCGCAAGTCCGCCGGCCAGGTCGCTCGCAAAAAAACGTCCGCTCGGGGCACGCGGAAAGTCGTCGACGAGGGTAGCCCAAAAGCGGCTGAACCGGCGGCAACCAAGAAGCCGCGCTCGCGCAACCGTCGCAAGCGCAAACCTTCCAGCTCCGCGCCTGAGTCCTGA
- a CDS encoding citrate synthase, protein MSDEATLILDDKQYRFPIREGTEGERAIDIQDLRARTGYVTLDPGYGNTGSCQSAITFIDGEKGILRYRGIPIEQFEEGPNFVEVAWLLIFGHLPNDAEYQNFAADLTTCANLDESMKHHFEGFPRSAPPMAILSAMINALSCFHPEFFDLEDEDHFRVAAAGIISKIRTIAAYAYRHSIGQPYIYPDPGLRYVPNFLHMMFSQPYAEHFCEPVVRDAINLVLLLHADHEQNCSTSTVRMVGSSQANLFAACAAGVCALWGPLHGGANVAVLEMLDQIHRGHISPEDYVRMAKDKDSKVRLMGFGHRVYKNFDPRARMLANVAERLLPTLGIQDPLLDIARRLEEIALEDPYFIDRQLYPNVDFYSGIIMRAVGIPTNMFTVMFSMGRLPGWIAHWWEQSRTLGNKIARPRQLYVGPGVTDHVPRDART, encoded by the coding sequence ATGTCCGATGAAGCGACCCTGATCCTGGACGACAAGCAGTACCGGTTTCCCATCCGCGAAGGCACCGAAGGCGAACGCGCCATCGATATCCAGGATCTGCGGGCGCGGACGGGATACGTCACGCTCGATCCCGGCTACGGCAATACCGGAAGTTGTCAGAGCGCCATCACCTTCATCGACGGCGAGAAGGGCATCCTGCGCTATCGCGGGATCCCCATCGAACAGTTCGAGGAGGGGCCAAATTTTGTCGAGGTGGCCTGGCTGCTGATCTTCGGGCATCTGCCCAACGACGCCGAATATCAAAATTTCGCCGCGGATCTAACCACTTGCGCCAATCTCGACGAAAGCATGAAGCATCATTTCGAGGGCTTCCCGCGCTCCGCGCCGCCAATGGCCATCCTCTCGGCGATGATCAACGCGCTTTCCTGCTTCCATCCGGAATTCTTCGATCTGGAGGACGAAGACCATTTTCGGGTCGCCGCCGCCGGGATCATCAGCAAAATCCGCACCATCGCGGCCTATGCCTATCGCCATTCCATCGGCCAGCCCTATATCTATCCCGATCCCGGCCTGCGGTATGTGCCCAATTTTCTGCACATGATGTTTTCGCAGCCTTACGCGGAGCATTTCTGCGAGCCAGTGGTGCGCGACGCCATCAATCTGGTGCTGCTGCTGCACGCCGATCACGAGCAGAACTGCTCGACCTCGACCGTGCGCATGGTCGGCTCCAGTCAGGCCAACCTCTTCGCCGCCTGCGCGGCGGGCGTGTGCGCGCTCTGGGGGCCGCTGCATGGCGGAGCCAATGTCGCCGTGCTGGAGATGCTCGACCAGATCCACCGGGGCCACATCAGCCCGGAAGACTACGTGCGCATGGCGAAAGACAAAGACAGCAAGGTGCGTCTGATGGGCTTCGGCCACCGGGTCTACAAGAATTTCGACCCGCGCGCGCGGATGCTGGCGAACGTGGCGGAGCGTCTGCTGCCCACGCTCGGGATCCAGGATCCGCTGCTCGACATCGCGCGCCGGCTGGAAGAGATCGCTCTGGAAGATCCCTATTTCATCGACCGCCAGCTCTATCCCAACGTCGACTTCTACAGTGGCATCATCATGCGCGCGGTGGGCATCCCGACCAATATGTTTACCGTCATGTTCTCGATGGGCCGGCTACCAGGCTGGATCGCCCATTGGTGGGAACAATCGCGGACATTGGGCAACAAGATTGCCCGGCCGCGTCAGCTCTATGTCGGTCCTGGCGTGACGGATCATGTGCCACGGGATGCGCGGACGTGA
- a CDS encoding tetratricopeptide repeat protein, translating to MTDDGSGDDDFSFAPKALLRVTVRLYLAASSRLKAVDIIIMEIIMEKCPKCGSLKTRKSSYQPRSEHRRWFSSWFRCRDCGMRFLSTDQLLIQFWSMGSLAFLAIAGALVWALQSQPGAPLSAQPVGDSPPDQTTSAFAPVETSPRAADLDPATRQAAENRDPDAQYRLGLAILERHWDRGKPVALDEATHWIRQAAEQNHARAQFLLGKLYQKGRGVIQDDQEAAIWFRRAAEQGDSLAMSHLGKLMKAGRGFEKNLVEAYTWLNLASARGDQSSESDRDRLRHRLSPEQLAEAQNRSRALDQSLPRLSGNTHDPFLDD from the coding sequence GTGACAGATGACGGGTCGGGCGATGACGATTTCTCGTTCGCCCCCAAGGCTCTCTTGAGGGTGACTGTCCGGTTATACTTAGCGGCTTCTTCTCGATTGAAAGCCGTTGACATCATTATCATGGAAATAATCATGGAAAAATGTCCAAAATGCGGAAGCTTGAAAACCAGGAAGTCAAGTTATCAACCCCGCTCCGAGCATCGGAGATGGTTTTCTTCCTGGTTCAGATGTCGTGACTGCGGGATGCGTTTTCTGTCGACGGATCAGCTTTTGATTCAGTTCTGGAGCATGGGGTCGCTTGCATTCCTTGCCATCGCGGGCGCCCTCGTTTGGGCGCTGCAATCTCAACCTGGCGCACCGCTTTCCGCGCAACCGGTCGGGGATTCTCCGCCTGACCAGACGACATCCGCGTTCGCTCCTGTTGAGACATCTCCGAGGGCCGCGGACCTCGATCCCGCAACCCGACAAGCCGCCGAGAATCGCGATCCGGATGCGCAATACCGGCTCGGACTTGCCATCCTCGAACGTCATTGGGACCGCGGCAAACCGGTGGCTCTTGACGAAGCCACCCATTGGATCCGCCAGGCCGCGGAGCAGAATCATGCGCGCGCGCAATTCCTGCTCGGCAAGCTCTATCAGAAGGGACGCGGCGTCATTCAGGACGACCAGGAGGCCGCGATCTGGTTTCGCCGGGCCGCCGAACAGGGCGATTCCCTGGCCATGTCGCACCTGGGTAAACTGATGAAGGCAGGACGTGGCTTCGAGAAAAATCTGGTGGAAGCCTATACATGGCTGAATCTCGCCTCGGCACGCGGCGATCAATCCTCTGAAAGCGACCGCGACCGGCTGCGGCATCGGCTCTCGCCGGAGCAACTCGCCGAGGCGCAGAATCGCTCGCGGGCTCTCGATCAGAGTCTGCCGCGACTTTCCGGGAACACGCACGACCCTTTTCTTGACGATTAG
- the rlmB gene encoding 23S rRNA (guanosine(2251)-2'-O)-methyltransferase RlmB, translated as MKDLSPVSGIHSVRAALKFGTEGVAELWLEHTRRDRRLTEVAELARQAGVKVRQVDRDELDGGAEGANHQGVLAWVRVPAARSEQDLAALLDGLQEPPFLLLLDEVQDPHNLGACLRTAEAVGVQAVIAPRDNAVGLTPVVCKVASGAAETLPYFQVTNLVRVMEDLKERGVWLTGTAGEADIDLYAADLTGPLGLVMGSEGQGLRRLTRERCDRLVRLPMRGQVESLNVSVAAGVCLYEALRQRR; from the coding sequence ATGAAAGACCTCTCCCCGGTAAGCGGCATCCACAGCGTTCGCGCCGCGCTCAAGTTTGGCACCGAGGGCGTCGCCGAACTCTGGCTGGAACACACCCGACGCGATCGACGGCTGACCGAGGTGGCGGAGCTGGCCCGTCAGGCGGGCGTGAAGGTCCGACAGGTGGACCGCGACGAGTTGGACGGCGGCGCCGAGGGGGCGAACCATCAGGGCGTCCTGGCCTGGGTGCGGGTTCCGGCGGCGCGCTCGGAACAGGATCTCGCGGCACTCCTGGACGGTCTCCAGGAACCGCCCTTTCTGCTCCTGCTCGACGAGGTGCAGGATCCGCACAACCTCGGCGCCTGTCTGCGCACCGCCGAAGCGGTCGGTGTTCAGGCCGTGATCGCCCCCCGGGACAACGCCGTCGGTTTGACCCCCGTGGTCTGCAAGGTCGCCAGCGGCGCGGCCGAAACCCTGCCGTATTTTCAGGTCACCAATCTGGTCCGCGTCATGGAAGACCTCAAGGAGCGGGGGGTCTGGCTGACCGGAACCGCCGGCGAGGCCGACATCGACCTCTACGCGGCCGATCTGACCGGTCCGCTGGGGCTCGTCATGGGCAGCGAGGGCCAGGGTCTGCGACGCCTGACCCGCGAGCGCTGCGACCGGCTGGTCCGTCTGCCCATGCGCGGCCAGGTCGAGAGTCTGAATGTCTCGGTCGCCGCCGGAGTCTGTCTGTACGAGGCATTGCGGCAGCGCCGATGA
- a CDS encoding DUF3419 family protein — MNTPATTTTATKATPTLADRIDQNVFNAIYSRALVYNTCWEDPAVDRIALNLTSDDTLLVITSAGCNVLDYALTGPRRIHAVDANPRQNALLELKLAGIRRLDHADFFAVFGHGYHPEFRDLYRDALRAELSPSALAFWDRRAAWFGNPNGSFYFHGLSGIVARLFQTYLKARPRLAASVRELFETRTLDDQRHVYDTRVQPLIWTPSVNWTLSRQLTMSMLGVPHPQRKEVQAQHAHGVAGFVRESIEYVFRQLPLSTNYFWSVYVRGRYSEQCCPEYLKPENFAALKAGLVDRIELHTSTVTDFLRGGEEPISRFVLLDHMDWMSSYYPEALEEEWLAILSRATANARVIFRSAHAAPTYLDRIELGATRARLRDHLEFHPELARELSLYDRVHTYAGFHIADVRA, encoded by the coding sequence TTGAACACGCCAGCGACCACGACCACAGCGACCAAGGCCACCCCGACGCTCGCCGACCGCATCGACCAAAACGTCTTCAACGCGATCTATTCGCGCGCGCTGGTTTATAACACTTGCTGGGAAGACCCGGCGGTGGACCGGATCGCGCTCAATCTGACCTCCGACGATACCCTGCTCGTCATCACCAGCGCCGGTTGCAACGTGCTCGACTATGCCCTGACCGGCCCCCGGCGCATCCACGCGGTCGACGCCAATCCGCGTCAGAACGCGCTGCTCGAACTCAAGCTCGCGGGCATCCGCCGGTTGGATCACGCGGATTTCTTCGCCGTCTTCGGCCACGGCTATCATCCCGAATTTCGCGACCTCTACCGCGACGCGCTGCGCGCCGAGCTGTCGCCCTCCGCCCTCGCCTTCTGGGATCGCCGCGCGGCCTGGTTCGGCAATCCGAACGGTAGCTTCTATTTCCATGGCCTGTCCGGGATCGTCGCGCGTCTCTTCCAGACCTATCTCAAGGCGCGTCCGCGTCTGGCCGCCAGCGTGCGGGAGCTGTTCGAGACCCGCACGCTCGACGACCAGCGCCATGTCTACGACACCCGGGTACAACCCCTGATCTGGACTCCGAGCGTCAACTGGACGCTCTCGCGCCAGCTCACCATGAGCATGCTTGGGGTGCCGCATCCGCAACGCAAGGAGGTCCAAGCCCAGCACGCGCACGGGGTCGCCGGATTCGTGCGCGAGTCGATCGAATACGTCTTCCGCCAACTGCCGCTCTCGACCAACTATTTCTGGTCGGTCTACGTGCGCGGTCGCTACAGCGAGCAGTGCTGCCCCGAATATCTCAAACCCGAGAACTTCGCTGCGCTGAAGGCGGGGCTGGTCGACCGGATCGAACTGCACACCTCGACCGTCACCGATTTCCTGCGCGGCGGCGAGGAACCCATCTCGCGCTTCGTGCTGCTCGATCACATGGACTGGATGAGTTCCTACTATCCGGAAGCGCTGGAGGAGGAATGGCTCGCCATCCTGTCGCGGGCGACCGCCAATGCCCGTGTCATCTTCCGCAGCGCCCATGCCGCTCCGACCTATCTCGACCGCATCGAACTGGGCGCGACCCGCGCGCGTCTGCGCGACCATCTGGAATTTCATCCCGAACTAGCGCGCGAACTCAGTCTGTACGATCGCGTCCACACCTACGCCGGCTTTCATATCGCCGACGTGCGCGCATGA
- a CDS encoding class I SAM-dependent methyltransferase: MIADDARVLYRLLRGQPRRGSHAERLQAFYGPQAGDYDRFRERLLKGRDELVGLLDPPPGSRILELGGGTGRNLMSFGARLDGFASVELVDLCPALLEQARKRTAGMANVRVIEADATTYRPDIPPDVVYFSYSLTMIPDWRGAIANAVEMLRPGGMLGVVDFYVSDAAGGPGTVRHDAVTRWFWPRWFGHDGVHPNPEHLGLLRHLLPAHDLLERRAPVPYLPGLRVPYYLFVGRRSGAANG; this comes from the coding sequence ATGATCGCCGACGACGCCCGAGTCCTCTACCGCCTGCTGCGCGGACAACCCCGGCGCGGCTCGCACGCCGAGCGACTCCAGGCTTTCTATGGCCCGCAGGCCGGGGATTACGACCGCTTCCGCGAGCGTCTGCTCAAGGGGCGCGATGAGCTGGTCGGGCTGCTCGATCCGCCGCCGGGATCGCGGATTCTCGAACTGGGCGGCGGCACCGGACGCAACCTGATGTCGTTCGGCGCGCGGCTAGACGGCTTCGCCAGCGTCGAACTGGTCGATCTCTGTCCCGCGCTACTGGAGCAGGCGCGCAAACGCACTGCGGGCATGGCGAACGTGCGCGTGATCGAGGCCGACGCCACCACCTATCGGCCGGACATCCCGCCGGATGTCGTCTATTTTTCCTATTCGCTGACCATGATCCCCGACTGGCGCGGGGCCATCGCCAATGCGGTCGAGATGCTGCGTCCGGGCGGAATGCTCGGCGTCGTCGATTTCTATGTATCGGACGCCGCCGGCGGACCGGGCACGGTGCGTCACGACGCCGTCACACGCTGGTTCTGGCCGCGCTGGTTCGGACACGATGGCGTGCATCCGAACCCGGAACATCTAGGTCTGCTGCGGCACTTGCTCCCCGCGCATGACTTGCTGGAACGCCGTGCCCCCGTTCCCTACCTGCCCGGCTTACGGGTGCCTTACTATCTGTTCGTAGGGCGGCGTTCAGGCGCGGCGAATGGCTAG
- a CDS encoding GumC family protein, which produces MNTSPWSNVELIQGPGQSSPKMARGRRWKVFLGVFLLATAVGLAIVYSREPIYRATASVLTVKPKAVDTPSAAADLEHVAIQSRLLLGESLLDQVGRRLAEEGETELARQDVLRGMLSVIPVAETNLLELRAEGSPPERLQRIVNHWAAAYEGLRAEEIAAATERTTAELEDEQEQLARKIEAARTQLQTFRERHDIVSLEREENRTLSSLKGLNDSLNKARAEWIAAKAALKSTDSAIARNETVAPPEQKADLARLTLAVQRARDHLDDLRGRYTQEYIDRHPSFRDLPAELRSLESELEQAVKLARITARDDARQNVEKARDSMNQLERSLEEQQRGVQVFTQRFKEFSALEEGLSRLEGLFADNQERLAQIQVRNLEKYPPIQVVEWAHAPTRPIHPNYPRDLLIALASALASALFATWLFDYLSERAQPQNVSFLGMRIDQSGRFQPLGNSAAANELLQGGATTTDLLPSDDDSRPAPVIELSRLPRELASSEIASVLNAADALTAAYCVLLLSGVKPAEFASLHPGCLNEKAGSISVPGAEARDLVLAPGAWRRLTPLIVDLESGAQPWSPKDLDAHFGAAALAAGLDDRRRVTALAIWQSYVFYLARQGVGLAQLRQRVGDLPPAIRKALASFASSNARLALSDVDWFHPVLSA; this is translated from the coding sequence ATGAATACGTCCCCGTGGTCGAATGTCGAGTTGATTCAGGGGCCGGGGCAGTCTTCGCCGAAGATGGCGCGAGGGCGGCGCTGGAAGGTCTTTCTTGGCGTTTTCCTCCTCGCCACGGCTGTCGGTCTGGCCATCGTCTACAGCCGGGAACCGATCTATCGCGCCACGGCCTCCGTGCTGACGGTCAAACCCAAGGCGGTCGATACGCCAAGTGCCGCCGCCGATCTTGAGCATGTGGCCATCCAGTCCCGCCTTCTGCTGGGCGAGTCCCTTCTCGACCAGGTGGGCCGGCGGCTGGCGGAGGAGGGCGAGACCGAACTCGCGCGGCAAGACGTTCTGCGCGGCATGCTGTCGGTCATTCCGGTGGCGGAGACCAATCTGCTGGAACTCCGCGCCGAGGGTAGCCCGCCCGAGCGATTACAGCGAATCGTGAACCACTGGGCCGCCGCCTATGAAGGTTTGCGTGCCGAGGAGATCGCGGCGGCGACGGAACGCACCACCGCCGAACTGGAAGACGAACAAGAGCAGTTGGCGCGCAAAATCGAGGCGGCGCGCACGCAGCTTCAGACCTTCCGCGAGCGACACGATATCGTCAGTCTCGAACGCGAGGAGAATCGCACCCTGTCCTCGCTCAAGGGACTGAACGACTCGCTCAACAAGGCGCGCGCGGAATGGATCGCCGCCAAGGCCGCGCTCAAGTCGACCGACAGCGCCATCGCGCGAAACGAGACCGTCGCGCCGCCGGAGCAAAAGGCGGATCTGGCGCGATTGACGCTCGCGGTGCAGCGTGCGCGCGATCATCTCGACGATCTCAGGGGGCGTTACACCCAAGAGTATATCGATCGGCATCCGTCGTTCCGGGATCTGCCGGCTGAACTTCGATCCCTGGAGTCGGAGCTGGAGCAGGCCGTCAAACTGGCGCGCATCACGGCCCGGGATGACGCACGACAGAACGTGGAAAAGGCGCGGGATTCCATGAACCAACTGGAACGCAGTCTGGAAGAGCAGCAGCGGGGCGTCCAGGTTTTCACGCAGCGTTTCAAGGAATTCTCGGCCTTGGAAGAGGGGCTGTCGCGGCTGGAAGGTCTGTTCGCCGACAACCAGGAGCGGCTTGCCCAAATCCAGGTGCGCAATCTCGAAAAATATCCACCCATCCAGGTCGTGGAATGGGCGCATGCGCCAACCCGGCCGATCCATCCGAACTATCCCCGCGACCTGCTCATTGCGCTGGCATCGGCGTTGGCGTCGGCCCTGTTCGCGACCTGGCTGTTCGATTATCTGAGCGAGCGGGCGCAACCGCAAAACGTGTCATTCCTCGGGATGCGCATCGATCAGAGCGGGCGCTTCCAGCCACTGGGAAACAGCGCAGCCGCCAACGAGCTGTTACAGGGTGGCGCGACGACGACCGACTTGCTGCCCTCGGATGACGATTCTCGGCCTGCGCCGGTCATCGAATTGTCGCGGCTGCCGCGCGAACTCGCCTCGTCCGAGATTGCATCGGTCCTGAACGCGGCCGATGCATTGACCGCGGCCTACTGCGTTTTGCTGTTATCGGGGGTCAAACCGGCGGAGTTCGCGTCGCTTCATCCAGGTTGTCTGAACGAGAAGGCCGGTTCGATCTCGGTGCCTGGCGCGGAGGCACGCGATCTCGTTCTGGCGCCTGGCGCCTGGCGTCGTCTGACGCCGCTGATCGTGGATCTGGAGAGTGGGGCACAGCCCTGGTCGCCCAAGGATCTGGATGCCCATTTTGGCGCGGCCGCGCTAGCCGCCGGTCTCGACGACAGGCGTCGCGTCACCGCGCTTGCGATCTGGCAGAGCTATGTCTTCTATCTGGCCCGTCAGGGTGTTGGTCTGGCGCAACTGCGACAGCGCGTGGGCGATTTGCCGCCGGCGATCCGCAAGGCGCTGGCGTCTTTTGCGTCTTCCAACGCGCGTCTTGCGCTGAGTGACGTTGACTGGTTCCACCCGGTGTTGAGCGCCTGA
- a CDS encoding HPF/RaiA family ribosome-associated protein, with the protein MLMKIGGDTLALDADIRRQIESEAMKFAARFPDGQVDAQVTIQEEFDPLHGHRVRCELSAKVGAGRQVVVRDARKTANEAIREVFNAAGRNVRRLRRQHILSLAPVRPALLPAAQAAGR; encoded by the coding sequence ATGCTCATGAAGATAGGCGGGGATACGCTCGCACTGGATGCCGATATCCGTCGTCAGATCGAATCCGAGGCAATGAAATTCGCGGCCCGGTTTCCCGATGGGCAGGTCGATGCCCAGGTCACCATTCAAGAAGAGTTCGACCCGCTGCACGGGCACCGTGTCCGTTGCGAATTGAGTGCCAAGGTCGGCGCCGGTCGTCAGGTGGTGGTGCGCGACGCGCGCAAGACCGCCAACGAGGCGATCCGCGAGGTCTTCAATGCCGCGGGCCGCAATGTCCGTCGCTTGCGCCGGCAACACATTCTGAGTCTGGCCCCCGTGCGTCCAGCGCTCCTGCCCGCGGCTCAGGCCGCTGGTCGTTGA